In Musa acuminata AAA Group cultivar baxijiao chromosome BXJ3-11, Cavendish_Baxijiao_AAA, whole genome shotgun sequence, one DNA window encodes the following:
- the LOC135652372 gene encoding IRK-interacting protein-like: MLSPLSSPSSSSLAPPPPRSPAFMPIVEHQREEQQEEAAGVRFSAYVHKPTPLHSSIVGSSTVTTPPALTTRRPSRTRGQDDGEAVYVSCDKCRPTSRDKLISVVPLDNAAGHKHSPAGSSSPGPGGLLRSLFLSVTRRSPTAAAGVASTASAASAVREDQWRLVAAELSRKLLHATRKRDEALLEASRLEYSLTELERKIDRLESHCRDLRASIQPGPALGPSTAPFPTEAFHVAIADARAAVRQLARSLIAHVRLGPPGSRSSDRLTALIQHDDPWAAVQWRRNPGGLLFHMEALLSQAFYAGFEEDGEEEARLIDPAARCEASRAGYEAVRGLGWDEVLCKGTRHYSEGLSRFCDRKMSEVVGVVGWDRAWPEGLLQAFFEAAKGAWVVRLMARSVHPALPVLRADQGARFDCRFMEDVAADRVRRLTPANVRMMVAPGFHVYNAGGGGVVKCTVLCAYNSSNSD, encoded by the exons ATGCTCTCTCCTCTCTCAtcaccctcctcttcttccctcgctCCTCCGCCTCCTCGCTCTCCGGCTTTCATGCCT ATCGTGGAACACCAGAGAGAAGAGCAGCAGGAGGAAGCCGCGGGAGTGAGATTTAGTGCTTACGTGCACAAGCCCACTCCACTCCACTCCTCCATCGTAGGTTCGTCGACGGTGACCACCCCACCAGCTCTCACCACGCGGCGGCCATCCCGGACCAGAGGCCAGGACGATGGCGAGGCCGTGTACGTCTCCTGCGACAAGTGCCGCCCCACCTCCCGCGACAAGCTCATCTCCGTTGTCCCCCTCGACAACGCCGCCGGACACAAGCATTCCCCCGCGGGCTCTTCTTCCCCTGGCCCCGGCGGCCTCCTTCGCTCATTGTTCCTATCTGTCACCCGCCGGAGCCCCACCGCTGCTGCCGGCGTCGCATCAACCGCCTCGGCGGCCTCCGCTGTCCGTGAAGACCAGTGGCGTCTCGTGGCGGCGGAACTGTCCAGGAAGCTCCTCCACGCCACGCGGAAACGCGACGAAGCCCTCCTCGAGGCTTCCCGCCTCGAGTATTCCCTCACCGAGCTGGAGCGCAAGATCGACCGCCTCGAATCTCATTGCCGCGACCTCCGGGCTTCCATCCAACCTGGCCCTGCTCTCGGCCCCTCCACGGCTCCCTTCCCGACGGAGGCCTTCCACGTAGCCATCGCCGACGCACGCGCTGCCGTCCGCCAGCTCGCCCGCTCTCTCATCGCGCATGTCCGACTCGGCCCACCCGGGTCGCGGTCCTCCGACCGGTTGACGGCGTTGATCCAGCACGACGACCCCTGGGCCGCCGTCCAATGGCGGAGGAACCCCGGCGGCTTGCTGTTCCACATGGAGGCGCTACTGAGCCAGGCATTCTACGCCGGGTTCGAGGAGGACGGCGAAGAGGAGGCGAGGCTGATCGACCCGGCGGCCCGGTGCGAGGCGAGCCGGGCGGGGTACGAGGCGGTCCGGGGGCTGGGATGGGACGAGGTGCTCTGCAAGGGGACGCGGCACTACAGTGAGGGGCTGAGTCGGTTCTGCGACCGGAAGATGAGCGAGGTGGTGGGGGTGGTGGGGTGGGACAGGGCGTGGCCGGAGGGACTGCTACAGGCCTTCTTCGAGGCGGCGAAGGGGGCATGGGTGGTGCGGCTCATGGCGCGGTCCGTTCACCCGGCGCTGCCAGTGCTGAGGGCGGACCAGGGGGCGCGGTTCGACTGCCGGTTCATGGAGGACGTCGCGGCTGACCGGGTCCGGCGGCTGACCCCGGCGAACGTGCGGATGATGGTGGCACCGGGGTTCCACGTGTACAACGCCGGCGGCGGTGGGGTGGTCAAGTGCACGGTGCTCTGCGCGTACAACAGCAGTAACAGCGATTGA
- the LOC135652815 gene encoding deoxyribodipyrimidine photo-lyase-like, producing the protein MAPAVVAPTATPAPFHPDRVRVLKPGSPSPPGPVVYWMFRDQRSTNNWALIHAAALAARSDAPLAVAFCLSHRFLGAHARQLGFMLRGLRHLRGRLAALGLPFFLLRGDAPDALPGFLSRLGASALVADFSPLRPVRAWKDALCERLPAAVAVHEVDAHNVVPVWVASDKLEYGAKTIRPKIHRLLTEYLVEFPQLPPPAVPWTGEAPPEIDWDELIDEALREAGEVPEIGWCEPGEEAAMEALMGRKDGFLTKRLKHYDSDRNDPVKSRALSGLSPYLHFGQISAQRCALEAWKFRKSYRQSVDAFLEELIVRRELADNFCYYQPHYDSLQGAWEWARKTLMDHAADKREHIYTKEQLEKAETADPLWNASQLEMVYHGKMHGFMRMYWAKKILEWTNGPEEALSIAIYLNDKYELDGRDPSGYVGCMWSICGVHDQGWKERPVFGKIRYMNYAGCKRKFNVDGYIAYVKKLVGETKKRKSDDHSSPAVKHSKT; encoded by the exons ATGGCACCGGCCGTCGTCGCACCCACCGCCACACCCGCCCCCTTCCACCCGGATCGGGTCCGGGTCCTCAAGCCCGGCTCGCCCTCCCCCCCCGGCCCGGTCGTGTACTGGATGTTCCGCGACCAGCGGTCCACCAACAACTGGGCCCTCATCCACGCGGCCGCTCTCGCTGCCCGATCCGATGCTCCACTCGCTGTCGCCTTCTGCCTCTCTCACCGCTTCCTCGGCGCCCACGCTCGCCAGCTTGGCTTCATGCTCCGCGGCCTCCGCCACCTCCGCGGGCGCCTCGCTGCCCTCGGCCTGCCTTTCTTCCTCCTCCGCGGCGACGCCCCCGACGCCCTCCCCGGCTTCCTGAGCCGCCTCGGTGCCTCCGCCCTCGTTGCCGATTTCTCCCCCCTCCGGCCCGTCCGCGCCTGGAAGGACGCGCTCTGCGAGCGCCTCCCCGCCGCCGTCGCCGTCCACGAGGTCGACGCCCATAACGTTGTCCCCGTCTGGGTCGCCTCCGACAAGCTCGAATACGGTGCCAAGACCATTCGCCCTAAGATCCACCGCCTCCTCACGGAGTACCTTGTCGAATTCCCCCAGCTCCCGCCGCCCGCCGTACCGTGGACCGGGGAAGCGCCACCGGAGATCGACTGGGACGAGCTCATCGACGAAGCCCTCAG GGAGGCAGGGGAAGTGCCAGAAATCGGGTGGTGCGAACCAGGGGAGGAGGCAGCGATGGAGGCGCTGATGGGGCGCAAAGATGGGTTCTTGACAAAGAGGTTGAAGCACTACGACAGTGATCGGAACGATCCGGTGAAGTCGAGGGCGTTGTCGGGGCTCTCCCCTTACCTGCACTTTGGGCAAATCTCGGCTCAGCGATGTGCTCTAGAGGCTTGGAAGTTCAGAAAATCTTATCGTCAG TCGGTTGATGCATTCTTGGAGGAGTTGATTGTGAGGAGGGAGCTAGCAGATAATTTTTGCTATTACCAGCCTCATTATGATTCATTGCAAGGTGCATGGGAATGGGCTCGCAAGACCTTGATGGATCACGCTGCAGATAAACGAGAACATATTTATAC GAAGGAGCAGCTGGAGAAAGCAGAAACTGCTGATCCT CTCTGGAATGCCTCGCAACTCGAGATGGTTTACCATGGAAAAATGCATGGGTTCATGCG GATGTATTGGGCCAAGAAAATCCTTGAATGGACAAATGGACCAGAAGAAGCACTTTCAATAGCAATTTATTTAAATGACAAG TATGAGCTAGATGGTAGAGATCCGAGTGGCTATGTTGGTTGCATGTGGTCCATATGCGGAGTCCATGATCAG GGCTGGAAGGAGAGACCAGTCTTTGGAAAAATACGTTATATGAATTATGCAGGCTGCAAAAGAAAATTCAATGTGGATGGATACATAGCATATGTGAAAAAACTGGTCGGTGAAACAAAGAAGAGGAAGTCAGATGACCATTCGAGTCCTGCAGTGAAACATTCCAAAACTTGA